From the Erythrolamprus reginae isolate rEryReg1 chromosome Z, rEryReg1.hap1, whole genome shotgun sequence genome, one window contains:
- the RNASE12 gene encoding probable inactive ribonuclease-like protein 12 — MTNKHLIPGLTTILLLLMAWLAMTNAATFEKFLRQHVDYPMTEVPDAQRYCNLMMKRRHLATSKYCKHLNTFVHMEVPQIQAVCGLAGEPTTGDLRESNSSFPLTLCKLQRGSWAPDCNYVGTSAVERIIIACEDGYPVHLETEVPGYM, encoded by the coding sequence ATGACCAACAAGCACCTAATTCCCGGGCTAACCACAATTCTCCTCCTGTTGATGGCTTGGTTGGCCATGACCAATGCCGCCACTTTTGAGAAGTTCCTGCGACAGCACGTGGATTACCCAATGACTGAAGTTCCAGATGCCCAACGATACTGCAACCTCATGATGAAACGCCGTCACCTGGCAACCAGTAAATACTGCAAACATCTCAACACGTTTGTCCACATGGAAGTCCCTCAGATCCAAGCGGTCTGTGGCCTGGCAGGAGAACCCACCACGGGAGACCTCAGGGAAAGCAACTCCAGCTTCCCCCTGACATTGTGCAAGCTTCAAAGGGGCTCCTGGGCTCCAGATTGCAACTACGTAGGAACTAGTGCTGTCGAGAGGATTATCATCGCTTGTGAAGATGGCTACCCAGTCCACTTGGAAACAGAAGTTCCAGGTTATATGTAA